Below is a genomic region from Ancylomarina subtilis.
AGAATCGCCCACATATTTCAGCGGACTGGCAAATTGTAAAATCATAGCTTCAATACCATCGGTAATACTATGGTCAGAGAATTCTGTAATTAAAGGCAAATAAGGAAAATTATATTGCTGAGGGTAAGAGAAATAACTCTTCTCCTGAACCGTCACCGTACTGCATTTTTTATCTACAATAAAAGCATCTTCAACCAAAATTCCTTTCTCTTCCAGCCAGGTTTCAAGATTCGTATTCACTCCTACGCCAATCCCATGATTTAAGATGCCATTCACTCTATCGATGCCCACAAAAATACCACCTCCGGTTGCCAGATAATTATCTAAACGCCTAAATTCTCTCGGCTTTATTTCTTCGAAAGGGGATAATATCATGATAGCCTTGTATTCACTCAAATCCATACGTGTATTCAAATCTATCGTTTTAAGATCGTATAAAACTGAAAGTTCCTTGGTCATCTGATCCAGTGTTGCAAGAACAGGTTCTCCATGACCAATCACATAACCAACCTTTGGTTTATCCTGAATGGTTAATCGCTTAATAAGAGTAGACAGATTGTATTCCATGGCAATACCAGGTTGAATCAAAGGAATTGTTTCAGATTTCTCCCCAACCTGAATAACCAAACCTAAAAAAACCTTCTGAACTTTCACCTGATCTTTTTCTCTCACCTCTAATGGTACCGGATGAATCCCAACTTCAATAGCTTTCATCTCAAGTTCTTCATTCGAATTGGGGTTGACTTCTTCAATCTCAATGCGTTTCTTACTGTGAGCATTGTATTCAGTAAGCAGATGCTTAAAATCGCGAATGGTTCTACTGATATCCGGAGGTAAGTCTTCAGACACATACATCGTAATAATGATAGGATCCTTAACCTCACGAAGAATTCGCTTTGTTACTTTGTCAAGTGTATAACGCTTGTCAGCTGTAAAGTCAACACGAAAAAAAACGTAGGATGATAGAATGTTTAAAATGATTAAACATGACAGAACAAAAATTAAACGGGCAACAACGTTATCTTTAAATCTCATCTATAAATTCAATTAAGCTTTCAAATTACGAGACACCAAAACTTCCTTAGAAGCATACAAACCAAAAATGATTATCGAAAAGAAATAAATGAAATCCTGAAGATCAAAAATTCCTCTTGATATAGACTCAAAGTGTGTGAACATGCTCAGAGAGCTAAAAATGCTTCCTGCCAGTCCTAAACTTGAACTGGCTACTGTTTCAAAAATTTGGTGAAAGAAAATACCTATAAACAATGTGCTCAATAGCGCAATAACAGGACTTTCAGTTATACTCGAACAAAAAATTCCCAAAGCGATATAACTCATGCTCATCATCAACAAACCAATATAACCTAATATTACAGCCGGATGATCAACAGAACCAATAGACCACAAACTCAGGTAATAGATGATACTGGGAGTCAAAGCCATGAATA
It encodes:
- a CDS encoding GldG family protein → MRFKDNVVARLIFVLSCLIILNILSSYVFFRVDFTADKRYTLDKVTKRILREVKDPIIITMYVSEDLPPDISRTIRDFKHLLTEYNAHSKKRIEIEEVNPNSNEELEMKAIEVGIHPVPLEVREKDQVKVQKVFLGLVIQVGEKSETIPLIQPGIAMEYNLSTLIKRLTIQDKPKVGYVIGHGEPVLATLDQMTKELSVLYDLKTIDLNTRMDLSEYKAIMILSPFEEIKPREFRRLDNYLATGGGIFVGIDRVNGILNHGIGVGVNTNLETWLEEKGILVEDAFIVDKKCSTVTVQEKSYFSYPQQYNFPYLPLITEFSDHSITDGIEAMILQFASPLKYVGDSSLVYHELAWTSDMSGKLKAPVSFNIGQIWGPSDFLYPRQTVAAALHGPIVSEQEARLCVIGDGNFIVNGVGEQKITIQADNINFVANAIDWLSDDSGLMSLRTKGVQSRPLKELTDSKVLFIKYFNFLFPLLLVVILGLLQFRRRSKKRTRLMKNGVVK
- a CDS encoding ABC transporter permease subunit, with product MNQIIQIAKRELIGFFDSLMGYVLIIMFLGFSGFFTWLYGDDIFFIGEANLSIFFKVAYWSLFFFIPSLTMRSLTGELKGGTLELLLTKPISYWQLILGKFTSTFVLIFMALTPSIIYYLSLWSIGSVDHPAVILGYIGLLMMSMSYIALGIFCSSITESPVIALLSTLFIGIFFHQIFETVASSSLGLAGSIFSSLSMFTHFESISRGIFDLQDFIYFFSIIIFGLYASKEVLVSRNLKA